The following proteins come from a genomic window of Salvia hispanica cultivar TCC Black 2014 chromosome 4, UniMelb_Shisp_WGS_1.0, whole genome shotgun sequence:
- the LOC125222152 gene encoding UDP-arabinopyranose mutase 1-like has product MATSTAPLKDELDIVIPTIRNLDFLEMWRPFLQPYHLIIVQDGDPSKTIRVPDGFHYDLYNRNDINRILGPRASCISFKDSACRCFGYMVSKKKYIFTIDDDCFVASDPSGKPINALDQHIKNLLCPSTPLFFNTLYDPFREGADFVRGYPFSLREGVPTAVSHGLWLNIPDYDAPTQLVKPRERNTRYVDAVMTIPKGTLFPMCGMNLGFDRDLIGPAMYFGLMGDGQPIGRYDDMWAGWCIKVICDHLGLGVKTGLPYIWHSKASNPFVNLRKEYNGIFWQEEIIPFFQSATLSKDSTSVQKCYIELAKQVKEKLGKINPYFAKLADAMETWIQAWDDLNPPTKHAPTAKPK; this is encoded by the exons ATGGCCACCTCGACGGCGCCCCTGAAAGACGAGCTAGACATCGTGATACCGACCATCCGAAACCTCGACTTCCTAGAGATGTGGAGACCCTTCCTCCAGCCTTACCACCTCATCATCGTCCAAGACGGCGACCCTTCCAAGACCATCAGAGTCCCCGACGGCTTCCACTACGACCTCTACAACCGCAACGACATCAACCGCATCCTCGGCCCCAGGGCCTCCTGCATCTCCTTCAAGGACTCCGCCTGCCGCTGCTTCGGCTACATGGTCTCCAAGAAGAAATACATCTTCACCATCGATGACGACTGCTTC GTTGCAAGCGACCCTTCAGGCAAACCGATCAACGCACTAGACCAACACATCAAGAATCTCTTGTGCCCGTCAACCCCTCTCTTCTTCAACACGCTGTACGACCCCTTTAGGGAGGGAGCCGACTTCGTCCGGGGATACCCTTTCAGCCTCAGAGAAGGCGTCCCCACCGCCGTCTCTCATGGCCTCTGGCTCAACATCCCTGATTACGACGCCCCAACGCAGCTCGTCAAGCCACGCGAGAGAAACACCAG GTATGTGGATGCAGTGATGACGATACCAAAGGGCACCCTGTTCCCCATGTGCGGGATGAATCTAGGGTTCGACCGCGACCTCATCGGGCCGGCCATGTACTTCGGCCTCATGGGAGACGGACAGCCCATCGGCCGCTACGACGACATGTGGGCTGGTTGGTGCATCAAG GTGATCTGTGATCATTTGGGATTGGGAGTGAAGACAGGGCTGCCCTACATTTGGCACAGTAAAGCTAGCAATCCCTTTGTGAATCTGAGAAAAGAGTACAATGGGATATTCTGGCAAGAAGAGATCATCCCTTTCTTCCAGTCAGCCACGCTTTCGAAGGACTCAACTAGTGTGCAGAAGTGCTACATCGAGCTAGCCAAACAGGTCAAGGAGAAGCTCGGCAAAATCAACCCCTATTTTGCCAAGCTGGCCGATGCAATGGAGACGTGGATTCAGGCGTGGGATGATCTCAATCCACCTACCAAGCATGCTCCTACTGCTAAGCCTAAGTGA